A DNA window from Engraulis encrasicolus isolate BLACKSEA-1 chromosome 3, IST_EnEncr_1.0, whole genome shotgun sequence contains the following coding sequences:
- the LOC134445930 gene encoding atos homolog protein B: protein MRHIHVELARKEPTVQLPAKEGDLPPPTSTPADGHDLGVARPGGVPRPFGDQEIRMQKVYQLSIFSQRGGYLGEVPGESQQRGTRVGLKRGLEDPVTPIAQKRLHEAGQEEAREEVAGKEEEEQQEEDGEDMQGEVLCGSTSVDSYYVRSPGAASPTAATLTTAAKTSPPRSPPSQSLSPTHTYAPPYPSRRPAQHNHDRPVPDPWAPLSPKSPPMVDPHGSPHGYRSSDPSGSSSPVLSPEPPPAGDAPACSIGSPPHSNGSSNGSSNGYSNGSNNGYSNGSNNGYSNGSSSNGNGSLMASVAEQGASSWLVSSRSPSPPYPHSPPSSSSSPRRFLEAMEWSTGLESSPPPRTADHRGASSPTTSSTHGGVPSTEKTPVDPRAFLNGTYSSNPSAPCPAKKKLLSSSDTADSCSEDEGPSTSKRSRLALLAPGLGLASCRSTDAKAAPFWNHLLPSARQHHKGATDCTRAGRRLKSGIRLKSRQLRSGRRTESCHSTRSVWPSASISRSLLGNFEESMLKGRFSPSGRIEGFTAEIGASGSYCPQHATLPVQVTYYDISEHSAPSPFLGVISLDQLGKKGYSVPKTGTIQVTLFNPNKTVVKMFLVTYDFGDMPANHITFLRHRIFLVPVETGEGSDRPGPAHDTAQSQAQADRRKILCYLIHLRFQSSKSGKIYLHNDIRLLFSRKSIEVDTGIPYELKSFTEVPRNPKYSPRV, encoded by the exons ATGCGTCACATCCACGTCGAGCTGGCTCGCAAGGAGCCCACGGTCCAGCTCCCGGCAAAGGAGGGGGACCTACCACCGCCGACCAGCACCCCGGCCGACGGTCACGATCTCGGGGTGGCGCGACCCGGCGGGGTGCCCAGACCTTTCGGAGATCAGGAGATCCGCATGCAGAAGGTGTACCAGCTGTCCATCTTCTCCCAGAGAGGAGGCTACCTAGGGGAGGTGCCTGGAGAGTCCCAGCAGCGAGGCACCCGCGTGGGCCTGAAGAGGGGCCTGGAGGACCCGGTGACTCCCATAGCTCAGAAGAGGTTACACGAGGCCGGTCAGGAGGAGGCGAGGGAGGAGGTGGCcggtaaggaggaggaggagcagcaggaggaggatggggaagacaTGCAGGGGGAGGTGCTGTGCGGCTCCACGTCTGTGGACTCCTACTATGTCCGTTCGCCAGGGGCGGCGTCTCCCACCGCTGCCACCCTCACCACCGCAGCGAAAACATCCCCACCCCGATCACCGCCCTCGCAATCACTCTCCCCCACCCACACCTACGCCCCACCTTACCCCTCCCGCCGGCCGGCCCAACACAACCACGACCGGCCGGTGCCTGACCCCTGGGCCCCTCTATCGCCCAAGTCTCCCCCCATGGTGGACCCCCATGGCTCCCCCCACGGCTACCGCTCCAGCGACCCCTCCGGCTCCTCCTCACCGGTGCTGAGCCCCGAGCCTCCACCCGCAGGAGACGCCCCGGCCTGCTCCATCGGCTCTCCTCCGCACAGCAACGGCTCCAGTAACGGATCCAGCAACGGATATAGCAATGGCTCCAACAACGGATATAGCAATGGCTCCAACAACGGATATAGCAATGGCTCCTCCAGCAACGGCAATGGGTCGTTGATGGCATCGGTGGCCGAGCAGGGAGCCTCCTCCTGGTTGGTGTCCTCCCGCAGCCCCAGCCCCCCGTACCCCCactcgcccccatcctcctcctccagccccagGAGGTTCCTGGAGGCCATGGAGTGGAGCACCGGCCTGGAGTCCTCTCCACCACCCAGGACTGCAGACCACCGGGGGGCCTCCTCCcctaccacctcctccacccacgGCGGCGTGCCATCCACGGAGAAGACCCCCGTGGACCCGCGGGCGTTCCTCAACGGGACGTACTCCTCCAACCCGTCGGCGCCGTGTCCCGCCAAGAAGAAGCTGCTGTCGTCCAGCGACACGGCCGACTCGTGCTCGGAGGACGAGGGCCCGTCGACGTCCAAGAGGAGCCGGCTGGCGCTGCTGGCCCCAGGACTGGGCCTGGCCTCCTGCCGCAGCACCGACGCCAAGGCCGCCCCCTTCTGGAACCACCTGCTGCCCTCCGCACGACAACACCACAAG GGCGCCACAGACTGTACAAGAGCTGGAAGAAGACTAAAATCTGGGATCAGGCTCAAATC TCGCCAGCTGCGTAGTGGCCGGCGGACAGAGAGCTGCCACTCCACCAGATCCGTCTGGCCCTCCGCTTCCATCAGCCGATCCCTCCTGGGCAACTTTGAA gagTCCATGCTAAAGGGCCGCTTCTCCCCGTCGGGTCGTATCGAGGGCTTCACGGCGGAGATCGGGGCCAGCGGCTCCTACTGTCCCCAGCATGCCACCCTGCCTGTCCAGGTCACCTACTACGACATCTCCGAGCACAGCGCACCCTCGCCTTTCCTA GGTGTCATCTCCCTGGATCAGCTGGGGAAGAAGGGATACAGCGTCCCCAAGACAGGGACCATCCAAGTG ACCTTATTCAACCCCAACAAAACTGTGGTCAAGATGTTCCTGGTCACCTATGACTTCGGGGACATGCCTGCCAATCACATTACCTTCCTGCGACACCGCATCTTCCTGGTTCCCGTGGAAACGGGAGAGGGCTCTGACAGGCCGGGCCCCGCCCACGACACAGCACAGTCACAGGCACAGGCCGACAGGAGGAAAATTCTCTGCTACTTGATACACCTCAG ATTCCAGAGTTCCAAATCTGGGAAAATCTACTTGCACAATGATATCCGGCTGCTATTCTCCCGTAAGTCCATCGAGGTGGACACCGGGATTCCTTATGAGCTAAAATCGTTCACCGAGGTGCCAAGAAACCCCAAGTACTCCCCGCGCGTCTGA